A genomic segment from Diospyros lotus cultivar Yz01 chromosome 5, ASM1463336v1, whole genome shotgun sequence encodes:
- the LOC127801338 gene encoding uncharacterized protein LOC127801338, whose protein sequence is MANHDLILGQNHNLGIGQNQQLGMGHNHNLVLGQNSDLDLGQTNEQDLGLGQTHDNDLGLGHSHDHEMGLVQAHDHETDVGHGYEHENGLTMDHKPEHVGHELALPPQGGELVISGNNQLAISENQELDDSLELAVDQNHEMGIEPGDVMDVHEGQLVVASPVLQQRALAINPSYELRVGQEFPDVRSCRRALRDTAIALHFEMQTIKSDKTRFTAKCASEECPWRIHAAKLPGVPTFTIRTIHEAHTCGGIGHLGHQQASVQWVANSVEQRLRENPNYKPKEILEEIHRVHGITLSYKQAWRGKERIMAAMRGSFEEGYRLLPQYCDQVKRTNPASIASVYGNPTDSCFQRLFISYQASIYGFVNACRPLLGLDRTFLKSKYLGTLLLATGFDGDGALFPLAFGVVDEENDDNWMWFLSELHNLLEINTENMPRLTILSDRQKGIVDGVEANFPTAFHGFCLRHLSDSFRKEFNNTILVNLLWDAAYALTVIEFEAKILEIEEISQDAAYWTRRIPPRLWATAYFEGTRFGHLTANIVESLNNWLLEASGLPIIQMMECIRRQLMTWFNERRETSMQWTSILVPSAERRVADALERARTYQVLRANEAEFEVISHEGTNIVDIRNRCCLCRGWQLYGLPCAHAVAALLSCRQNVHRFTESCFTVATYRKTYSQTIHPIPDKTLWKELSEGDPTASKAVEVVINPPKSLRPPGRPRKRRVRAEDRGRVKRVVHCSRCNQTGHFRTTCAAPI, encoded by the coding sequence ATGGCTAACCATGATTTGATACTTGGACAAAATCACAACTTGGGTATTGGCCAGAACCAGCAGTTGGGGATGGGCCATAACCACAACCTGGTCCTTGGTCAGAACTCTGACTTGGACTTGGGACAGACCAATGAGCAAGACTTGGGTTTGGGACAGACTCATGACAATGATTTGGGCTTGGGACATTCTCATGACCATGAAATGGGTTTAGTGCAGGCACATGACCATGAAACTGATGTCGGACATGGTTATGAACATGAAAATGGATTAACTATGGACCATAAGCCTGAACATGTTGGCCATGAGTTGGCTCTTCCGCCACAGGGTGGTGAGTTAGTTATATCTGGGAACAATCAACTTGCTATTTCCGAAAACCAAGAACTTGATGACAGTTTGGAATTAGCTGTGGACCAGAACCACGAGATGGGGATTGAACCTGGCGATGTTATGGATGTCCATGAGGGCCAGCTTGTTGTTGCCTCTCCTGTTCTTCAGCAACGTGCCCTGGCTATAAATCCTAGTTATGAACTGCGTGTTGGACAAGAATTCCCTGATGTTAGGAGCTGCCGTAGGGCATTGAGGGACACAGCCATTGCCCTTCACTTTGAAATGCAGACCATAAAATCTGATAAAACTCGATTTACTGCAAAATGTGCCAGCGAGGAATGCCCCTGGCGCATACATGCTGCAAAGCTTCCTGGGGTGCCAACTTTTACAATCAGGACCATCCATGAAGCTCATACATGTGGAGGAATTGGTCATCTGGGTCATCAGCAAGCCTCTGTTCAATGGGTTGCAAACTCTGTGGAGCAACGCCTTAGGGAAAACCCCAATTACAAGCCAAAAGAGATACTGGAAGAGATTCACCGTGTTCATGGTATCACTTTGTCATACAAACAAGCCTGGCGGGGCAAGGAGCGGATTATGGCTGCCATGCGTGGATCCTTTGAAGAAGGGTATCGCCTCCTTCCGCAGTACTGTGATCAAGTTAAAAGGACGAACCCAGCAAGCATTGCATCTGTTTATGGAAATCCCACTGATAGTTGCTTCCAGCGACTCTTTATTTCGTACCAGGCCTCAATTTATGGTTTTGTGAATGCTTGCCGGCCACTTCTTGGACTTGATAGGACCTTCCTGAAAAGCAAGTATCTTGGTACTTTACTTCTAGCTACTGGATTTGATGGGGATGGTGCTCTTTTTCCATTGGCATTTGGTGTAGTTGATGAGGAAAATGATGATAATTGGATGTGGTTTCTCTCCGAGCTTCATAACCTGCTAGAGATCAATACAGAGAACATGCCAAGACTTACAATTTTGTCAGATAGGCAGAAGGGCATTGTAGATGGAGTGGAAGCAAATTTCCCAACAGCATTTCATGGTTTTTGCTTGCGCCACTTGAGTGATAGCTTCCGCAAGGAGTTTAATAATACTATTCTTGTTAACCTTTTATGGGATGCTGCTTACGCCCTCACAGTAATTGAATTCGAAGCTAAAATCCTCGAGATTGAAGAGATCTCACAGGATGCTGCCTATTGGACAAGAAGAATTCCACCCCGTTTGTGGGCGACGGCTTATTTCGAGGGAACAAGGTTTGGGCACTTGACAGCTAACATTGTTGAATCATTAAATAATTGGCTTCTTGAAGCATCTGGGCTACCAATTATTCAGATGATGGAATGTATTAGAAGGCAGCTTATGACATGGTTCAATGAGCGCCGAGAGACAAGCATGCAGTGGACGTCCATCCTTGTGCCTTCTGCTGAGAGGCGTGTAGCGGATGCACTTGAGCGTGCACGCACTTATCAGGTTCTTCGTGCAAATGAAGCTGAATTTGAAGTTATATCGCATGAAGGAACCAACATTGTTGATATCAGGAACCGATGCTGTCTCTGCCGGGGTTGGCAGCTGTACGGTTTGCCTTGTGCACATGCTGTAGCAGCACTCCTTTCTTGCAGGCAGAACGTGCATAGATTTACTGAGAGCTGTTTCACGGTTGCAACTTATCGGAAGACATACTCGCAAACCATACATCCAATTCCTGACAAAACTCTGTGGAAGGAGTTATCGGAGGGGGATCCAACTGCAAGCAAAGCGGTTGAGGTTGTAATTAATCCACCCAAATCTCTAAGGCCACCTGGACGGCCAAGGAAGAGGCGAGTGCGGGCTGAGGACCGTGGCAGGGTAAAGCGAGTTGTCCATTGTAGTCGCTGCAACCAGACGGGTCATTTTAGAACAACTTGTGCAGCACCCATTTAG
- the LOC127801700 gene encoding sucrose-phosphatase 2-like isoform X1 — translation MNQSSGFNIMYRLNSSAQLMIVSDLDYTMVDHDDPENLALLKFNALWEAYYRHDSLLVFSTGRSPTIYKQLRKEKPILTPDITVLSVGTEIMYGESMVQDHEWEQYLDKKWNRNIVTEETAKFPELTLQPETEQRPHKVSFYVEKVQASKIMKALTECLEKRGLDVKITYSGSIALDVLPKGAGKGQALSYLLKKFQYYGKPPANTLVCGDSGNDAELFSVPDVYGVMVSNAQEELLQWHAENAGSNPNIIRASERCAAGIVQAIGNFGLGPNISPRDISDLPASKEQTFNPGLEVVKFYLFYERWKRAEVQKSELSLQKLRSVFYPPGIFIHPSGFEQHLNQYIDGLGASYGNKQGTNFRVWLDRVSLAQIGVDAWLVKFDKWELSGDTRERCLTTVLLSSKVEVPDGFRWMHVHQTWLDGSGKREQISE, via the exons ATGAATCAG AGTTCAGGTTTTAATATCATGTATCGCCTCAATAGTTCTGCACAGCTCATGATTGTCTCAGATCTTGACTACACAATG GTAGACCATGATGATCCCGAGAACCTTGCCCTTCTTAAATTTAATGCCCTATGGGAAGCTTACTATCGTCATGATTCTCTGTTAGTTTTCTCAACTGGAAGGTCCCCTACAATATACAAACAGTTGAGGAAGGAGAAACCCATTTTAACCCCCGATATAACTGTCCTGTCTGTTGGAACTGAGATTATGTATGGTGAATCAATGGTACAAGATCATGAATGGGAACAGTATCTGGATAAGAAGTGGAATAGAAACATAGTCACTGAAGAAACTGCAAAATTTCCTGAACTCACACTCCAG CCAGAAACAGAGCAAAGACCTCACAAGGTTAGCTTTTATGTTGAGAAAGTTCAGGCCTCAAAAATAATGAAAGCTCTGACAGAATGCTTGGAAAAACGTGGG TTAGATGTGAAAATTACTTATAGCGGCAGTATAGCATTGGATGTATTGCCAAAAGGTGCTGGTAAAGGACAAGCTCTCTCATATTTGTTGAAAAAGTTTCAATACTACGGAAAACCACCTGCTAACACTCTTGTTTGTGGTGACTCTGGAAATGATGCTGAACTGTTCAGTGTTCCTGATGTCTACGGTGTGATG GTCAGTAATGCACAGGAAGAGTTGTTGCAGTGGCATGCAGAAAATGCAGGGAGTAATCCTAATATAATTCGTGCATCTGAAAGATGTGCAGCTGGGATAGTACAGGCCATTGGTAATTTTGGTCTAGGCCCAAATATATCTCCCAGAGACATTTCTGACCTTCCAGCAAGCAAAGAACAGACTTTTAACCCAGGCCTTGAGGTAGTGAAGTTTTACTTGTTTTATGAAAGATGGAAGCGTGCAGAGGTCCAGAAGTCTGAGCTGTCTCTACAGAAATTAAGATCAGTCTTT tATCCACCTGGTATTTTTATCCATCCTTCTGGATTTGAGCAGCATCTCAACCAGTACATAGATGGGCTAGGAGCATCCTATGGAAACAAGCAAGGAACAAATTTTCGGGTGTGGTTGGACCGAGTTTCCTTAGCACAGATTGGTGTAGACGCATGGCTGGTGAAGTTTGATAAGTGGGAGCTTTCTG GTGACACGAGGGAACGTTGTCTGACCACAGTTTTACTGAGTTCAAAG GTTGAAGTTCCTGATGGGTTCAGATGGATGCATGTGCATCAGACCTGGTTGGATGGATCAGGAAAGAGAGAGCAAATTTCTGAATAG
- the LOC127801700 gene encoding sucrose-phosphatase 2-like isoform X2 produces the protein MYRLNSSAQLMIVSDLDYTMVDHDDPENLALLKFNALWEAYYRHDSLLVFSTGRSPTIYKQLRKEKPILTPDITVLSVGTEIMYGESMVQDHEWEQYLDKKWNRNIVTEETAKFPELTLQPETEQRPHKVSFYVEKVQASKIMKALTECLEKRGLDVKITYSGSIALDVLPKGAGKGQALSYLLKKFQYYGKPPANTLVCGDSGNDAELFSVPDVYGVMQVSNAQEELLQWHAENAGSNPNIIRASERCAAGIVQAIGNFGLGPNISPRDISDLPASKEQTFNPGLEVVKFYLFYERWKRAEVQKSELSLQKLRSVFYPPGIFIHPSGFEQHLNQYIDGLGASYGNKQGTNFRVWLDRVSLAQIGVDAWLVKFDKWELSGDTRERCLTTVLLSSKVEVPDGFRWMHVHQTWLDGSGKREQISE, from the exons ATGTATCGCCTCAATAGTTCTGCACAGCTCATGATTGTCTCAGATCTTGACTACACAATG GTAGACCATGATGATCCCGAGAACCTTGCCCTTCTTAAATTTAATGCCCTATGGGAAGCTTACTATCGTCATGATTCTCTGTTAGTTTTCTCAACTGGAAGGTCCCCTACAATATACAAACAGTTGAGGAAGGAGAAACCCATTTTAACCCCCGATATAACTGTCCTGTCTGTTGGAACTGAGATTATGTATGGTGAATCAATGGTACAAGATCATGAATGGGAACAGTATCTGGATAAGAAGTGGAATAGAAACATAGTCACTGAAGAAACTGCAAAATTTCCTGAACTCACACTCCAG CCAGAAACAGAGCAAAGACCTCACAAGGTTAGCTTTTATGTTGAGAAAGTTCAGGCCTCAAAAATAATGAAAGCTCTGACAGAATGCTTGGAAAAACGTGGG TTAGATGTGAAAATTACTTATAGCGGCAGTATAGCATTGGATGTATTGCCAAAAGGTGCTGGTAAAGGACAAGCTCTCTCATATTTGTTGAAAAAGTTTCAATACTACGGAAAACCACCTGCTAACACTCTTGTTTGTGGTGACTCTGGAAATGATGCTGAACTGTTCAGTGTTCCTGATGTCTACGGTGTGATG CAGGTCAGTAATGCACAGGAAGAGTTGTTGCAGTGGCATGCAGAAAATGCAGGGAGTAATCCTAATATAATTCGTGCATCTGAAAGATGTGCAGCTGGGATAGTACAGGCCATTGGTAATTTTGGTCTAGGCCCAAATATATCTCCCAGAGACATTTCTGACCTTCCAGCAAGCAAAGAACAGACTTTTAACCCAGGCCTTGAGGTAGTGAAGTTTTACTTGTTTTATGAAAGATGGAAGCGTGCAGAGGTCCAGAAGTCTGAGCTGTCTCTACAGAAATTAAGATCAGTCTTT tATCCACCTGGTATTTTTATCCATCCTTCTGGATTTGAGCAGCATCTCAACCAGTACATAGATGGGCTAGGAGCATCCTATGGAAACAAGCAAGGAACAAATTTTCGGGTGTGGTTGGACCGAGTTTCCTTAGCACAGATTGGTGTAGACGCATGGCTGGTGAAGTTTGATAAGTGGGAGCTTTCTG GTGACACGAGGGAACGTTGTCTGACCACAGTTTTACTGAGTTCAAAG GTTGAAGTTCCTGATGGGTTCAGATGGATGCATGTGCATCAGACCTGGTTGGATGGATCAGGAAAGAGAGAGCAAATTTCTGAATAG